GATTTACGGGGGGATCGTCAACCGGAATTTACACAAGTCGATATTGAAACGAGCTTTTTAACTCAGGCAGAAATTCAGGCTTTGACTGAAAATATGTTGAAAGTCGTGGTTAAAGATGCCCTAGACATAGAATTAACCGAAGCTTTTCCAACGATGACTTATGCGCAAGCCATGTCTGAGTATGGTAGTGACAAACCGGATATCCGTTTTGAGATGAAACTGGTTGATTTATCTGAATTTGCTCTCCAATCGGATTTTGGCGTGTTTAAATCAGCAGTTGAAAAGGGTGGTAAAGTAAGAGCTATCAACCTTAAGGGCTTAGCAGACGCTTATACACGTAAAACAGCCGATGAATTAATTGAAGTAATTAAACCTTATGGCGCTAAGGGATTGGCATGGCTAAAAATAACAGACGAAGGCTTTAATGGGCCGATTGCTAAATTTTTTGCTTCAGAAGCTGATTATCAAGCGATTGTTGAACCCCTTAAGGGTGAAGTCGGCGATATTTTATTTTTTGTGGCTGACAAACAAGACGTTGTCGAAGCGTCACTCGGTGAGTTGAGACTCCATTTAGGTAAAAAGCATGAACTATATGATCCCAATGAATTAGCTTTCTTATGGGTAACCGATTGGCCATTATTTGAATACGATGAAGAAGCTGGCCGTTACGTTGCCATGCACCATCCGTTTACAGCCCCACAAAATATGGATGTAGAAGCCTTGAAAAACAATCCTGATACAGCTTTAGCGCAAGCTTATGATATCGTCTTAAATGGTTATGAAATCGGTGGGGGTAGTTTAAGAATTTATACCCGTGACATGCAAGAACAAATGTTTGAATTGCTTGGTTTTTCTCAGGATGAAGCGCAAGCGCAATTTGGTTTCTTATTAAATGCGTTTGATTATGGTTTCCCTCCACATGGTGGGATTGCCTTAGGCTTGGATCGCTTAGTGATGTTGCTAGCTAAAGAACCGAATATTCGTGAAGTGATCGCCTTTCCAAAAACAGGGCGTGGGCTTGATTTATTAATGCAAGCACCAAGTCAAGTCGATAATAGCCAATTACGCGAGTTGCATTTATCAGTAAAAGAAGACAAAAAAGTGAAGTAGGGAGTGCGGTAGATGTATTTAGGATCCCATGTCTCATTAAGCGGAAAAGATATGTTACTTGGCTCAGCTAAAGAAGCCGCATCATATGGCGCGAATGTTTTTATGGTTTATACCGGTGCGCCACAAAACACACGTCGTAAAGCCATCGATACATTTCGTATTGACGAAGCAAAGGCGTTTATGGCAGCGAATGGGATTGAATTTTTTACCGTTCATGCACCTTATATAATTAATCTAGCCAACACAACTAAAGAAGGCTATTTTGATTTTGCCGTCGAGTTTCTAAGAGATGAAATCCAACGTGTCACGGCTTTAGGAGCCACCCAAGTGACCTTGCATCCTGGCTCACATGTTGGCGCCGGGGTAGAAGCGGGGTTGACACAAATCATCAAAGGGTTAAATGAAGTCATCGATAAAGACCAAACCGTCCAAATTGCTTTAGAAACCATGGCCGGCAAAGGCACCGAGTTAGGCAAGACGTTTGAAGAACTGGCTGAAATGATTAGTGGTGTGACACATAACGAAAAACTATCCATCACCTTTGACACTTGTCATACTTATGATGCCGGCTACGACATTGTGACCGACTTCGATGAAGTCCTCAATCAATTTGATCACCGCATAGGGATTGACCGTCTGAAAGTCTTGCACATTAATGATTCAAAAAATCCTTTTCATAGCAACAAAGACCGTCACGCCAACATTGGCCAAGGTAGCATCGGCTTTGACGTCTTAAACAAAATCGTACACCACCCCCAGTTAAAAGACATCCCCAAAATTCTAGAAACCCCTTGGGTTGCTATTAACGACAAGGACAAAGTGGCACCCTATAAATACGAAATCGCTATGTTTAAAGCCCAACAAGAAAACCCCCATCTCATGGAAGATATTACAACCCCTAAATAAATACCTCTGCTACACCAAACCCGAAATTTCACACGGTTGAAATTTCGGGTTTGGTGCGTTCATTGGTTCTGGATTATAGCGCCG
This window of the Fundicoccus culcitae genome carries:
- the aspS gene encoding aspartate--tRNA ligase, with the protein product MGKRTVYAGKVNESLVDQPIILKGWVQKRRDLGGVIFIDLRDREGFCQVVFNAENLSADEMHQADRLRSEYVVEVAGTLRKRAAEQINPKIPTGEYELIADQLTVLAVSKTPPIYIEEDLDVDEEVRLRHRFLDLRRPNMYNNLRLRHTVSQSIRQFLNQEEFIDVETPYLTRSTPEGARDYLVPTRREPGAFYALPQSPQLFKQLLMGAGFDRYYQIVRCFRDEDLRGDRQPEFTQVDIETSFLTQAEIQALTENMLKVVVKDALDIELTEAFPTMTYAQAMSEYGSDKPDIRFEMKLVDLSEFALQSDFGVFKSAVEKGGKVRAINLKGLADAYTRKTADELIEVIKPYGAKGLAWLKITDEGFNGPIAKFFASEADYQAIVEPLKGEVGDILFFVADKQDVVEASLGELRLHLGKKHELYDPNELAFLWVTDWPLFEYDEEAGRYVAMHHPFTAPQNMDVEALKNNPDTALAQAYDIVLNGYEIGGGSLRIYTRDMQEQMFELLGFSQDEAQAQFGFLLNAFDYGFPPHGGIALGLDRLVMLLAKEPNIREVIAFPKTGRGLDLLMQAPSQVDNSQLRELHLSVKEDKKVK
- a CDS encoding deoxyribonuclease IV, with the translated sequence MYLGSHVSLSGKDMLLGSAKEAASYGANVFMVYTGAPQNTRRKAIDTFRIDEAKAFMAANGIEFFTVHAPYIINLANTTKEGYFDFAVEFLRDEIQRVTALGATQVTLHPGSHVGAGVEAGLTQIIKGLNEVIDKDQTVQIALETMAGKGTELGKTFEELAEMISGVTHNEKLSITFDTCHTYDAGYDIVTDFDEVLNQFDHRIGIDRLKVLHINDSKNPFHSNKDRHANIGQGSIGFDVLNKIVHHPQLKDIPKILETPWVAINDKDKVAPYKYEIAMFKAQQENPHLMEDITTPK